In Halomarina salina, one DNA window encodes the following:
- a CDS encoding PH domain-containing protein translates to MRLSPRSIPYRAVDSLSRLVWVVVIVAFTTDSSVAPPMLVLAGAVVAVVGVSVGYHVLYLRRFSYDLTEDTFDIRSGVVSRRTREIPLRRVQNVDIAANPVQRALGIAEVRLETAGGSGTEASLRYVSRSEARRLQDDIGRRKRGESTDETRTNDDRDAEEALYAISPKELLLLGFVSVDLRVLSFLSFAVPVFAPSLGDVVDPARPLLVQLSPITLGVGGVFALYVVAALVGGAVAVSNYYGFRLSRAHDELRYERGLLQRYSGTIPLDKVQSLSVTANVLARAIGYGSLAVVTAGYAPGEGGSQSAVPFAERGRVLSLARSIESFEDPSYVRPPKRARTRYAVRYLVVALAVVALAYGIVRWTPLDGAWWGTLVLLPVVPVAAHATWSVRGYAVQDDYVLVRNGYLVQREVVVPYHRIQTVTTAETVFQRRRDLATLVIDTAGSGGRGGDDAKAVDVDADDAERLRVEVEERLHAAVAERREQFHRERTESLREDPPGETDPERSSGGHTTDPA, encoded by the coding sequence ATGAGGCTCTCCCCGCGGTCGATACCGTACCGGGCGGTCGACTCGCTGTCGCGGCTCGTCTGGGTCGTCGTCATCGTCGCGTTCACCACCGACTCCTCGGTGGCTCCCCCGATGCTCGTCCTCGCCGGTGCGGTGGTCGCCGTCGTCGGCGTCTCGGTGGGGTATCACGTCCTCTACCTCCGGCGGTTCAGCTACGACCTCACGGAGGACACGTTCGACATCCGGTCGGGCGTCGTCTCGCGACGGACGCGCGAGATACCGCTCCGTCGGGTCCAGAACGTGGACATCGCGGCCAACCCGGTCCAGCGAGCGCTGGGCATCGCCGAGGTGCGACTGGAGACCGCCGGCGGGAGCGGCACCGAGGCGTCGCTCCGGTACGTCTCGCGGTCCGAAGCGCGCCGCCTTCAGGACGACATCGGTCGACGCAAGCGCGGAGAGTCGACCGACGAGACGCGGACGAACGACGACCGCGACGCCGAAGAGGCGCTGTACGCCATCTCACCGAAGGAACTGCTGCTGCTCGGGTTCGTCTCCGTCGACCTCCGTGTCCTCTCCTTCCTCTCGTTCGCGGTCCCGGTGTTCGCGCCGTCACTGGGCGACGTCGTCGACCCCGCTCGCCCGCTTCTGGTCCAGCTGTCGCCCATCACGCTCGGCGTCGGCGGCGTGTTCGCGCTCTACGTCGTCGCGGCGCTGGTCGGCGGGGCCGTCGCCGTATCGAACTACTACGGGTTCCGACTCTCGCGGGCGCACGACGAACTGCGCTACGAGCGCGGTCTCCTCCAGCGCTACAGCGGCACCATCCCGCTCGATAAGGTCCAGTCGCTCTCGGTCACGGCGAACGTCCTGGCGCGGGCCATCGGCTACGGGTCGCTCGCCGTCGTGACGGCGGGGTACGCGCCCGGCGAGGGCGGGTCGCAGTCGGCCGTCCCGTTCGCCGAACGCGGCCGCGTACTGTCGCTGGCGCGGTCCATCGAGTCGTTCGAGGACCCGTCGTACGTCCGCCCGCCGAAGCGAGCGCGGACGCGCTACGCCGTCCGGTACCTCGTCGTCGCGCTGGCCGTGGTGGCGCTCGCCTACGGTATCGTCCGGTGGACGCCGCTCGACGGCGCGTGGTGGGGGACGCTCGTCCTGCTGCCGGTCGTCCCCGTGGCTGCACACGCGACGTGGAGCGTGCGAGGCTACGCCGTTCAGGACGACTACGTCCTCGTGCGCAACGGCTACCTGGTCCAGCGCGAGGTGGTCGTGCCGTACCACCGCATCCAGACCGTCACCACCGCCGAGACGGTGTTCCAGCGCCGCCGCGACCTGGCGACGCTGGTCATCGACACCGCCGGGTCGGGCGGCCGAGGCGGTGACGACGCGAAGGCCGTCGACGTCGACGCCGACGACGCCGAACGCCTGCGGGTCGAGGTCGAGGAGCGACTCCACGCGGCGGTCGCCGAACGCCGCGAGCAGTTCCACCGCGAGCGGACCGAGTCGCTCCGGGAGGACCCGCCCGGCGAGACCGACCCGGAGCGGTCGTCGGGCGGCCACACGACGGACCCCGCCTGA
- a CDS encoding PH domain-containing protein, translating into MRSLDPRVRYVWGVQAIISAVVVGAIVGAIGYAVDRLLWPGVVAFVVVGLLAVGFALARYRIWRFQVRSDSLFLGRGVLTRVRTVVPYVRIQHVDSNRGPLERSVGLASVVVYTAGSRGADVTIPGLTPEDAEELQERLKRLAIAAEGEDAV; encoded by the coding sequence ATGCGGTCGCTCGACCCGCGAGTGCGCTACGTCTGGGGTGTACAGGCCATCATCTCGGCGGTCGTCGTCGGTGCCATCGTCGGAGCCATCGGCTACGCCGTCGACCGCCTCCTCTGGCCCGGCGTCGTCGCGTTCGTCGTCGTGGGCCTCCTCGCAGTCGGGTTCGCGCTGGCACGCTACCGCATCTGGCGCTTTCAGGTCCGGTCGGACTCGCTGTTCCTCGGCCGCGGCGTGCTGACGAGGGTGCGGACCGTCGTCCCCTACGTCCGTATCCAGCACGTCGACTCGAACCGCGGTCCACTCGAACGGAGCGTCGGTCTCGCCAGCGTCGTGGTCTACACCGCCGGGTCCCGCGGCGCGGACGTGACGATTCCGGGCCTGACGCCCGAGGACGCCGAGGAGCTACAGGAGCGACTGAAGCGTCTCGCCATCGCCGCCGAGGGTGAAGACGCCGTATGA
- a CDS encoding YqjF family protein: MSLVEMTWRDALFAHWPVEPSVVDPRLPDDLDVDTHDGRAWLGVVGFLMEDVRLRGMPPSLGFTFPELNLRTYVTHDGTPGIYFFNLDAGDRLGVAAARRLVKLPYYTASMRITDREEGFRFRSRRVERDAPPLAFDADYAPLDEPLADRERAEFLTERYRFYTAGVDAVREGYEGSSDRLWIGEVRHDPWTLAPAALTVRRNGCFRANRFETPEGDPLCHYAPGVEVRADRLRRV; this comes from the coding sequence ATGTCGCTGGTCGAGATGACGTGGCGGGACGCGCTGTTCGCCCACTGGCCGGTGGAACCGTCCGTCGTGGACCCGCGCCTCCCGGACGATCTGGACGTCGATACCCACGACGGACGGGCGTGGCTCGGCGTCGTGGGCTTCCTGATGGAGGACGTCCGTCTCCGCGGGATGCCGCCGTCGCTCGGCTTCACCTTCCCCGAACTCAACCTCCGGACGTACGTCACGCACGACGGAACGCCCGGCATCTACTTCTTCAACCTCGACGCCGGGGACCGCCTCGGGGTCGCCGCCGCGCGCCGACTCGTCAAACTACCGTACTACACCGCGTCGATGCGCATCACGGACCGCGAGGAGGGCTTCCGCTTCCGGTCGCGGCGCGTGGAGCGAGACGCACCGCCCCTCGCGTTCGACGCCGACTATGCCCCCCTCGACGAACCGCTCGCCGACCGGGAACGCGCCGAGTTCCTGACCGAGCGCTATCGCTTCTACACCGCCGGAGTCGACGCGGTGCGGGAGGGGTACGAGGGGTCGAGCGACCGCCTCTGGATCGGCGAGGTCCGTCACGACCCGTGGACGCTCGCACCGGCCGCCCTCACCGTCCGCCGGAACGGCTGCTTCCGGGCGAACCGGTTCGAGACGCCCGAGGGCGACCCGCTCTGTCACTACGCCCCCGGCGTCGAGGTGCGCGCCGACCGACTGCGGCGGGTCTGA
- a CDS encoding aldo/keto reductase, translating into MEYTTLGDTGMTVSRICLGCMSFGTSDWRDWVLGEEEGVELVDRAIDLGINFFDTANMYSRGESERILGKALEGRREEQVVATKGYFPLDEEDPNSGGLSRKAIENQLDASLDRLGMETVDLYQTHRWDYDTPIEQTMRALDDAVRRGKARYVGGSSMHTYQFAAALHTSEVENLERFATMQNHYNLLYREEEREMLPFCEQENVGVVPWSPLARGYLARPHEEFDATTRGKSDSHAQSHPYFEGGGKAVNERVQELAEDEGATMAQISLAWLFSKEWVDAPIVGTTSVEHLEEAVEALDIDLSDSDVAFLEEPYEPVRVAGHE; encoded by the coding sequence ATGGAGTACACCACGCTCGGAGACACGGGGATGACCGTCTCGCGCATCTGTCTGGGCTGTATGAGCTTCGGCACCAGCGACTGGCGCGACTGGGTGCTCGGCGAAGAGGAAGGGGTGGAACTCGTCGACCGGGCCATCGACCTCGGTATCAACTTCTTCGACACGGCCAACATGTACTCGCGTGGCGAGTCAGAGCGCATCCTGGGGAAGGCCCTGGAGGGCCGCCGCGAGGAGCAGGTCGTCGCGACGAAGGGGTACTTCCCGCTGGACGAGGAGGACCCCAACTCCGGCGGCCTCTCGCGCAAGGCCATCGAGAACCAGCTCGACGCCTCGCTGGACAGGCTCGGGATGGAGACGGTCGACCTCTACCAGACCCACCGCTGGGATTACGACACGCCAATCGAGCAGACCATGCGGGCGCTCGACGACGCGGTCCGTCGGGGGAAGGCCCGCTACGTCGGCGGGAGTTCGATGCACACCTACCAGTTCGCAGCGGCCCTCCACACGAGCGAGGTGGAGAACCTCGAACGGTTCGCCACGATGCAGAACCACTACAACCTGCTGTACCGCGAGGAGGAACGCGAGATGCTCCCGTTCTGCGAACAGGAGAACGTCGGCGTCGTCCCCTGGAGTCCGCTAGCCCGTGGCTACCTCGCCCGCCCGCACGAGGAGTTCGACGCGACGACCCGCGGGAAGTCCGACAGCCACGCCCAGTCGCACCCGTACTTCGAGGGCGGTGGGAAGGCGGTCAACGAACGGGTCCAGGAACTAGCCGAAGACGAGGGGGCGACGATGGCCCAGATCAGTCTCGCGTGGCTGTTCTCGAAGGAGTGGGTCGACGCCCCCATCGTCGGGACGACGAGTGTCGAGCACCTCGAAGAGGCCGTCGAGGCGCTCGACATCGACCTCTCGGACTCCGACGTCGCGTTCCTCGAAGAACCGTACGAGCCGGTCCGGGTCGCCGGCCACGAGTAA
- a CDS encoding SRPBCC family protein — translation MSLSLSRTSDGMRVEVARDIDAPADALWTLLRDTTRWPEWGPSVRAVDCDVRYVEQGTTGRVQLDAPGTPWARFRITSCTDYRWTWSVSPPLTDAVRNVLDLGPTLPATGHRVEPLGEGCCRVVFEIPPLGAGYAVVCRRALATLDDLAREA, via the coding sequence ATGTCGCTCTCGCTCTCCCGCACGTCCGACGGGATGCGCGTCGAGGTCGCCCGCGATATCGACGCCCCCGCCGACGCGCTCTGGACGCTCCTCCGGGACACGACTCGCTGGCCGGAGTGGGGGCCGAGCGTCCGCGCCGTCGACTGCGACGTGCGGTACGTCGAGCAGGGAACGACTGGCCGCGTCCAGCTCGACGCGCCGGGAACACCCTGGGCACGGTTTCGAATCACCTCGTGTACGGACTACCGCTGGACGTGGTCGGTGAGTCCGCCGCTGACCGACGCGGTCCGGAACGTGCTCGACCTCGGGCCGACGCTCCCGGCGACGGGCCACCGCGTCGAACCGCTCGGCGAGGGGTGCTGTCGGGTCGTCTTCGAGATTCCGCCGCTCGGCGCGGGCTACGCAGTCGTCTGTCGACGGGCGCTGGCGACGCTGGACGACCTCGCACGAGAGGCGTGA
- a CDS encoding HVO_2901 family zinc finger protein, whose translation MTHTCRNCKRTFTSELELELHRDTCSDSQLFCGKCGERFAERRATRDGWHYECPSEDCDGSGIGEDLRRVRDAITVSR comes from the coding sequence ATGACGCACACCTGCAGGAACTGCAAGCGGACGTTCACGTCTGAACTTGAACTCGAACTCCACCGCGACACCTGCTCGGACTCGCAGCTGTTCTGTGGGAAGTGCGGCGAGCGGTTCGCAGAGCGACGAGCGACACGAGACGGCTGGCACTACGAGTGCCCGAGCGAGGACTGTGACGGCTCCGGCATCGGCGAGGACCTTCGACGGGTACGCGACGCGATTACCGTCTCCCGGTAG
- a CDS encoding helix-turn-helix domain-containing protein — translation MATVTRAAIPADEFALRQTLGDHPEANFECERIVESGNEAVMPLIWARDVGREELESSLDEDPDVKEYSLLADFGTEMLYRMVWVDHVRLVMEMVTTLEATVMNAYSDGTEWEMRILYPNRDALSKTNEFCESHGLTFEVLHVREMDGEPSGRFGLTQEQYVALTNACEQGYYSVPRETDLDELAEQLDISHQALSERLRRGTEVLVEEALLVGPLSGR, via the coding sequence ATGGCAACGGTGACGCGAGCAGCGATTCCAGCCGACGAGTTCGCCCTCCGACAGACGCTGGGGGACCACCCGGAGGCGAACTTCGAGTGCGAGCGAATCGTCGAGAGCGGGAACGAGGCGGTGATGCCCCTCATCTGGGCGCGTGACGTCGGTCGGGAGGAACTGGAGTCGAGTCTGGACGAGGACCCGGACGTGAAGGAGTACTCGCTCCTGGCCGACTTCGGCACCGAGATGCTCTACCGCATGGTGTGGGTCGACCACGTCCGACTGGTGATGGAGATGGTGACGACGCTGGAGGCGACGGTGATGAACGCCTACTCCGACGGGACGGAGTGGGAGATGCGCATCCTCTACCCGAACCGCGACGCCCTGTCGAAGACCAACGAGTTCTGCGAGAGCCACGGACTGACGTTCGAGGTCCTCCACGTTAGGGAGATGGACGGGGAACCGTCGGGTCGGTTCGGGCTCACGCAGGAACAGTACGTGGCGCTCACCAACGCCTGCGAGCAGGGCTACTACTCCGTCCCACGCGAGACGGACCTCGACGAACTCGCGGAGCAACTCGACATCTCCCACCAGGCGCTCTCCGAACGCCTGCGTCGGGGCACCGAAGTCCTCGTCGAGGAGGCGCTGCTCGTCGGTCCGCTGTCCGGTCGGTGA
- a CDS encoding tyrosine--tRNA ligase gives MDTAERRELMTRYTEEVVTDEELAEVLDGESPEAYIGYAPTGEMHIGHFTTIRKLADFLRAGVDVTVLVADLHAHLDDEKSPFDLLDARTEYYQQAIEAMVDVAGADPGDIEFVQGREFELDQPYTLDLYRMLADTTVSRATRAGSEVVRQSDNPKLGGLVYTLMQSLDVAALDADIAYGGIDQRGIYMLARELLPDYGYDKPVCVFAPLLSGLTGGKMSASDAASKVNLTDDRETVREKLGQAYCPMGEVEENGVLEYVRYLVFPLLDEDGDPFEVERPEKFGGDLVYEDYESLEADFVSEELHPQDLKNATADYIADAVAPVRERLLADPELLAAAYPEQYD, from the coding sequence ATGGACACGGCCGAGCGGCGGGAACTGATGACCCGCTACACGGAGGAGGTCGTCACGGACGAGGAGCTAGCCGAGGTGCTGGACGGCGAGTCGCCCGAGGCCTACATCGGCTACGCGCCGACCGGCGAGATGCACATCGGCCACTTCACGACCATCCGGAAACTCGCTGACTTCCTCCGGGCGGGCGTCGACGTGACCGTCCTCGTCGCCGACCTGCACGCGCACCTCGACGACGAGAAGAGCCCGTTCGACCTGCTCGACGCGCGGACCGAGTACTACCAGCAGGCCATCGAGGCGATGGTCGACGTCGCGGGCGCGGACCCCGGCGACATCGAGTTCGTCCAGGGCCGCGAGTTCGAACTCGACCAGCCGTACACGCTCGACCTCTACCGGATGCTCGCGGACACGACCGTCTCCCGCGCCACCCGCGCCGGGAGCGAGGTCGTCAGGCAGTCCGACAATCCGAAACTCGGCGGACTCGTCTACACGCTGATGCAGAGCCTCGACGTGGCGGCGCTCGACGCCGACATCGCCTACGGCGGTATCGACCAGCGGGGAATCTACATGCTCGCCCGCGAGCTACTGCCCGACTACGGCTACGACAAGCCAGTCTGCGTGTTCGCGCCGCTCCTGTCGGGGCTGACCGGCGGGAAGATGTCGGCCAGCGACGCCGCCTCGAAGGTGAACCTCACCGACGACCGCGAGACGGTTCGCGAGAAACTCGGACAGGCGTACTGCCCGATGGGCGAGGTCGAGGAGAACGGCGTCCTGGAGTACGTCCGCTACCTCGTCTTCCCGCTGCTGGACGAGGACGGCGACCCGTTCGAGGTCGAACGGCCCGAGAAGTTCGGCGGGGACCTCGTCTACGAGGACTACGAGTCGCTGGAGGCGGACTTCGTCAGCGAGGAACTCCACCCGCAGGACCTGAAGAACGCGACGGCCGACTACATCGCCGACGCCGTCGCCCCCGTCCGCGAGCGACTGCTCGCCGACCCCGAACTGCTGGCGGCGGCGTACCCCGAGCAGTACGACTGA
- a CDS encoding SRPBCC domain-containing protein, translated as MRTIRTETVIDSPPSAVWSTLTDLDAYEEWNPHLTSASGELREGERVTITVDQSGRTRTLRPRVTTVDPERRLQWVGRVGSSWLFEGRHTFDLESLDCGRTLLVNREELSGLLVGFVTSEDDEATYESMNWALAERVDREQTTGSSAETTH; from the coding sequence ATGAGGACGATACGTACGGAGACGGTCATCGATAGCCCGCCGTCGGCCGTCTGGTCCACACTCACCGACCTCGACGCCTACGAGGAGTGGAACCCACACCTCACGTCGGCCAGCGGCGAGCTGCGCGAGGGCGAACGGGTGACGATAACCGTCGACCAGAGCGGTCGGACGCGCACGCTCCGGCCGAGGGTGACGACTGTCGACCCGGAGCGCCGACTCCAGTGGGTGGGTCGGGTCGGGTCGTCGTGGCTGTTCGAGGGACGCCACACGTTCGACCTCGAATCGCTCGACTGCGGCCGGACGCTGCTGGTCAATCGGGAGGAACTGTCGGGCCTGCTCGTGGGGTTCGTTACCAGCGAAGACGACGAGGCGACCTACGAGTCGATGAACTGGGCGCTCGCCGAACGGGTCGACCGGGAGCAGACGACCGGGTCGTCTGCCGAGACGACGCACTGA
- a CDS encoding SDR family oxidoreductase, translating to MSDWPRTPPSTDIFREDLFDGERVLITGGGTGIGRELALAFADHGADVAVASRSMDHLEPVAEAVEARGRRACATTVDVREYEQVESMRDTVVDELGGIDVLVNNAGANFLSPTESLSPNGWRAVVGTILDGTAYCTLSVGEHMMENDGGVVLSMGATNSVGGAPYHAHSGAGKAGVHNLMQTVANEWADHGIRANTVAPGIVETEGVAEAAGGELPASMLETIPVDRFGDAADCVPLTLFLASPAAAYVTGGYFVVDGGHALPTVPY from the coding sequence ATGAGCGACTGGCCACGGACGCCACCGAGCACCGACATCTTCCGCGAGGACCTGTTCGACGGCGAGCGCGTGCTGATAACCGGCGGCGGGACCGGCATCGGCCGAGAACTCGCGCTCGCGTTCGCGGACCACGGAGCGGACGTGGCCGTCGCCTCGCGGTCGATGGACCACCTCGAACCGGTCGCCGAGGCGGTCGAAGCCCGCGGGCGTCGCGCCTGTGCGACGACCGTCGACGTCCGCGAGTACGAACAGGTCGAGTCGATGCGCGACACCGTCGTCGACGAGTTGGGTGGTATCGACGTGCTCGTGAACAACGCGGGCGCGAACTTCCTCAGCCCCACTGAGTCGCTCTCGCCGAACGGGTGGCGGGCCGTCGTCGGGACCATCCTCGACGGGACGGCCTACTGCACGCTCTCGGTGGGGGAGCACATGATGGAGAACGACGGCGGCGTCGTGCTGTCGATGGGGGCGACCAACAGCGTCGGCGGCGCGCCGTACCATGCTCACTCCGGTGCGGGGAAGGCGGGCGTCCACAACCTGATGCAGACCGTCGCCAACGAGTGGGCCGACCACGGCATCCGGGCGAACACCGTCGCGCCGGGCATCGTCGAGACCGAAGGCGTCGCGGAGGCGGCGGGTGGCGAACTCCCCGCCTCGATGCTGGAGACCATCCCCGTCGACCGGTTCGGCGACGCGGCCGACTGCGTCCCGCTCACGCTGTTCCTCGCCAGTCCCGCCGCGGCGTACGTGACCGGCGGGTACTTCGTCGTCGACGGTGGCCACGCGCTCCCGACGGTGCCGTACTGA
- a CDS encoding isopentenyl phosphate kinase — translation MIIVKLGGSVITDKDAPETVDGESLQHAARALAAVDEDLVVVHGGGSFGHHFANEFGVSRTVGTEDYEEVVAVHDAMSRLNSAVLDAFHDEDVPAVPVHPFSAGFRNAVADLVLPTGQVRTLLREGFVPVLHGDVVGHEGKGATILSGDELVVELADHLDAERVGLCSAVPGVYDDDGEVIEYIDSFADVATALGESESTDVTGGMAAKVEELLSLDVPATIFDLDGLDSFVAEERVGTRIGD, via the coding sequence GTGATCATCGTCAAACTCGGCGGGAGCGTCATCACCGACAAGGACGCGCCGGAGACGGTCGACGGGGAATCCCTCCAGCACGCCGCGCGGGCGCTGGCGGCCGTCGACGAGGACCTCGTCGTGGTCCACGGCGGCGGGTCGTTCGGCCACCACTTCGCGAACGAGTTCGGCGTCTCGCGGACCGTCGGCACCGAGGACTACGAGGAGGTGGTCGCCGTCCACGACGCGATGAGTCGCCTCAACAGCGCCGTGCTGGACGCGTTCCACGACGAGGACGTGCCCGCGGTGCCGGTCCACCCGTTCTCGGCGGGCTTCCGCAACGCCGTCGCGGACCTCGTCCTCCCGACCGGACAGGTCCGGACGCTCCTCCGGGAGGGGTTCGTCCCCGTCCTCCACGGCGACGTCGTGGGTCACGAGGGGAAAGGGGCGACAATCCTCTCGGGCGACGAACTGGTCGTCGAACTCGCCGACCACCTCGACGCCGAGCGCGTGGGTCTCTGTTCTGCGGTGCCGGGCGTCTACGACGACGACGGCGAGGTAATCGAGTACATCGACTCCTTCGCCGACGTGGCGACCGCCCTCGGCGAGAGCGAGTCGACGGACGTCACCGGCGGGATGGCCGCGAAGGTCGAGGAGCTGCTCTCGCTCGACGTCCCCGCGACCATCTTCGACCTCGACGGGCTGGACTCGTTCGTCGCCGAGGAGCGCGTCGGGACCCGTATCGGGGACTGA
- the mvk gene encoding mevalonate kinase: MTVSSAPGKVYLFGEHAVVYGEPAVPCAIERRARVTVEARDDDRLRVEAKDLTLDGFTVEYSGEGGDTPDVNVPTSLVEAAMGYVDGAVEQARDVADEPEAGFDMTVESDIPLGAGLGSSAAVVVAAIDAATRELGVELTQEAVADRAYRVEHEVQDGEASRADTFCSAMGGAVRVEGDDCRRIDDVPNLPFVVGYDGGAGDTGELVAGVRALREEFDFAADTIGAIGDVVREGEEALADDDVSAVGKLMNFDHGLLSALGVSSRSLDAMVWAAREAGARGAKLTGAGGGGCIVALDETEATRTALNYTPGCEAAFRAELDREGVRVE; this comes from the coding sequence ATGACCGTTTCGAGCGCGCCGGGGAAGGTGTACCTCTTCGGCGAACACGCCGTCGTCTACGGCGAACCGGCGGTCCCCTGCGCAATCGAGCGACGCGCACGGGTGACCGTCGAGGCCCGCGACGACGACCGCCTCCGGGTGGAGGCCAAGGACCTGACCCTCGACGGGTTCACCGTCGAGTACAGCGGCGAGGGCGGCGATACGCCCGACGTGAACGTTCCGACGTCGCTCGTGGAGGCGGCGATGGGCTACGTCGATGGAGCCGTCGAGCAGGCCCGCGACGTCGCCGACGAACCGGAGGCGGGCTTCGACATGACCGTCGAGAGCGACATCCCGCTGGGTGCGGGACTGGGCTCGTCGGCGGCCGTCGTCGTCGCGGCCATCGACGCCGCGACGCGGGAACTCGGCGTCGAACTCACCCAGGAGGCGGTCGCCGACCGCGCCTATCGGGTCGAACACGAGGTGCAGGACGGCGAGGCGTCGCGAGCGGACACCTTCTGCTCGGCGATGGGCGGCGCGGTCCGCGTCGAGGGCGACGACTGCCGTCGAATCGACGACGTACCGAACCTCCCCTTCGTCGTCGGCTACGACGGCGGCGCGGGCGACACGGGCGAACTCGTCGCCGGGGTGCGAGCGCTCCGCGAGGAGTTCGACTTCGCCGCGGACACCATCGGGGCCATCGGCGACGTGGTCCGCGAGGGCGAGGAGGCGCTGGCCGACGACGACGTGAGTGCGGTCGGGAAGCTGATGAACTTCGACCACGGCCTGCTGTCGGCGCTCGGCGTCTCCTCGCGGTCGCTGGACGCGATGGTGTGGGCCGCCCGAGAGGCGGGCGCACGCGGCGCGAAACTCACCGGCGCTGGCGGCGGCGGCTGTATCGTCGCCCTCGACGAGACGGAGGCGACGAGGACGGCGCTGAACTACACGCCCGGTTGCGAGGCGGCGTTCCGCGCCGAACTGGACCGCGAAGGGGTGCGTGTGGAGTGA
- a CDS encoding NUDIX hydrolase has protein sequence MSVLAASRHLDRTLATLAAEYGSVEVVGEAHEVAPDEYDRLLERADAFDGCGGAGAWLRDEADRVLLVESDAGWREPGTTRLPDDDPIDAARRAVREQTGLVADLTDVRHVHVRFHRDWTDRDPVPQPFVVFEGTASGTPADGARWHDSRPEELLYERLAELPLAEREKQ, from the coding sequence ATGTCTGTTCTCGCGGCCAGTCGTCACCTCGACAGGACGCTGGCCACGCTCGCTGCGGAGTACGGGTCGGTCGAGGTCGTCGGCGAGGCCCACGAGGTCGCCCCGGACGAGTACGACCGCCTCCTCGAACGGGCGGACGCGTTCGACGGCTGTGGCGGTGCCGGGGCGTGGCTCCGGGACGAGGCGGACCGCGTCCTCCTCGTCGAGAGCGACGCGGGCTGGCGCGAACCCGGAACGACTCGCCTGCCCGACGACGACCCAATCGACGCCGCGCGGCGCGCGGTTCGAGAGCAGACCGGACTCGTCGCCGACCTCACCGACGTCCGTCACGTCCACGTCCGCTTCCACCGGGACTGGACCGACCGCGACCCGGTACCACAGCCGTTCGTCGTGTTCGAGGGGACCGCGTCGGGCACGCCGGCCGACGGTGCGCGGTGGCACGACAGCCGACCCGAAGAGCTGCTGTACGAGCGCCTCGCGGAGCTGCCGCTGGCGGAGCGAGAGAAACAGTAA